GGTGCGATTTCATCTAACGGTAATAATGGTCTTCCGCATATTACGAGCTATCCAGCGAGCGGAGCTGGAAGCGGAGGAACTATTTATCTTTCTGCCAGCGTTGTTAATGGTGTGGGTACTGTGTCTGCGAATGGAGGGTCAGCGTCTTCAATCGGTGGTGGAGGCGGAGGAGGAAGAATTGCGATTTATGGAAATATAGGTGGTTTTACTGGAATTATTGAGGCGCTTGGAGGAAAGAATTCAACAAATGCGTATTACGACGGAGAGGATGGAACAGTATTTTTGGGTTCTGGCGATTTTGAACCGAATTAAACGACCAAATTAAACAATCGACTAAAAACAAATTACGAGGCCGGGCCTCGTAATTTTCGTGAAATGGCGGAAGCCATACCAGTATTGAGGATTCTCACAACCCGCCCTGGGCGGGTAATTTTTGGGGGAAAGTTATCCACAGGGGTAGATGGCGAGTTTTAAAATTTTTGGACTTGTAATTTTTAATTTTGGAATTTTTGACATTGTAATTTTTTGGGTCAGCATCTTTGCCTCATACAATATTCGCTTTTTTATATTATCTTTGTTAGAATAATATTTACTATGAATACAGATAATCTTAAACCAGAATATGTCATCACAGTTACAGATTCCAATATCGGGATGGAGGGTTATTTAGTTATTGATAATACTTTATTAGGACCTGGGAAGGGTGGAATAAGGATGACGCCAGAAGTTACATTAGAGGAGGTTGCTAGATTGGCCAGAGTAATGACTTGGAAAAATGCTTTAGCTGGAATACCTTTTGGCGGCGCAAAAGCTGGTATCAAATGGAATGGCGGTCCTGATGAATTAAAAAAACAATTTATAGAGAGTTTTGCGAAAAAGATTAAAATGTTTATTCCGAATCTATATATTGCAGGACCAGATGTGAATACTGGAGAAAAGGAAATGAAATGGTTTATTGAAGCCACTGGAATATTTAAGTCAGCAACTGGTAAGCCAATCACTTGTTGCGAGGGTGTAGGTTGCGGCATTCCTCACGAAGTTGGAAGTACTGGCTTTGGCGTAGCTCAAGCAACTAAGGTTGCGGCAAGCATCTTGGGTATTGATATTAAAGGAGCTACTGTTTCTATCCATGGTTTTGGAAATGTTGGTACTTTTGTATATAAGTTTTTGACAGAAATGGGAGCCAAGATTATAGCCATAGCAGACAAAGATACTGTGCTTTATTCACAAGATGGTTTTGAGCATAATCTAATAAATGAAATTATAGATAAAAAACAAGGACTGATTGATTATGCTGGAAAAGCAGAAAGATTATCGCATGAGAAATTTTGGAAAATTCCAGTAGACATTATGATCCCAGCATCAGTGACAGATGTGATTCATAAAGGAAATAAGGATGATATAAGAACTAAAATGATAATAGAAGGGGCTAATATTCCTATGACTGAAGAAATAGAAGAAGAGTTAGGACAAAGAGGAATATTGGTGGTTCCAGATTTTGTTGCTAATGCAGGAGGAGTTATTTCCTCTTATTCAGAACATGCTGGCCATAGCATAGAAGAAATGTTTGAATCTGTAAGAGAAAAGATAACTAATATTACTCAAAGCGTATGTGAAAGTTGTTTAAAATATAAACATAATCCTCGAAAAGTTGCCTTAAGTATTGCGCAAGAAAGATTGAAGCAATGTAATAAAGAACTGTAACCCGCCCGGGGCGGGTAATTTTTATCTGTAACGAGGCCGGGCCTCGTAATTTTCGTGAAATGGCGGAAGCCATACCAGTATTGAGGATTCTCACAACCCGCCCTGGGCGGGTAATTTTTGGGGAAAAGTTATCCACAGCCATTTTTTCGTCATTTTTTCGTAATTCTTTCTAATTTTTTCGTAATTCTTTCGATCGTTTTAATTAAGATAAAATTTGCTCCAGTTCTGCCGAGATCATTTCTCGGCAAGATTGTTTTTATAAAATTGTTGACTTTGGATGATATGTGAGTAATATGACAATTACAATAAGATTTTCAAAAATTTCATTGTACCAAAAGGAGGAAAGATGTTAGGAAAGAGAGTTTTTTTAGCGAATGATACTATGAGGGGTAGGCCAAGCGAGAGAGTTTCTCTTCGGTTCGATATGAAGGATACTATTGATCTTGCTTGCGATTGCGTATATCCTGCACAGGTTTACCATCGCCCCAAGGAATTGAGAGTACTCAAGTCGATCGAGGTAAGAGTTGGCGATAATGTCTGGCAACCATACCCAACTATTTCCTGGCTCGATGGGGTCGAGCGCCCTAAACAGCTCGTTACAAAATCTGTAGTGGTGACTAAAGAAGGAAAGCCATTAGTAGTCAGCACTCAAAACGGAAAGCTGGACGAGACGCTGACAAGAGAAGCGGAGAAAGAAGGAGTCTGCGTTGAATATCTTGACGGATTGTGACCTATTACAAATCTGTCTTGGCATCTTGATGCCAACGCCTTCTGTGGTCCTCGGACCTCGGAAGGCGTTTTCTTTTAGTTAAAAAATTTCTCTGTCCGCATTGTCCATTGCCTCAAAATCCAAAAGGTCTTTACAAAAACTTAAAATTGAGTA
This sequence is a window from Patescibacteria group bacterium. Protein-coding genes within it:
- a CDS encoding Glu/Leu/Phe/Val dehydrogenase; the encoded protein is MNTDNLKPEYVITVTDSNIGMEGYLVIDNTLLGPGKGGIRMTPEVTLEEVARLARVMTWKNALAGIPFGGAKAGIKWNGGPDELKKQFIESFAKKIKMFIPNLYIAGPDVNTGEKEMKWFIEATGIFKSATGKPITCCEGVGCGIPHEVGSTGFGVAQATKVAASILGIDIKGATVSIHGFGNVGTFVYKFLTEMGAKIIAIADKDTVLYSQDGFEHNLINEIIDKKQGLIDYAGKAERLSHEKFWKIPVDIMIPASVTDVIHKGNKDDIRTKMIIEGANIPMTEEIEEELGQRGILVVPDFVANAGGVISSYSEHAGHSIEEMFESVREKITNITQSVCESCLKYKHNPRKVALSIAQERLKQCNKEL